Below is a genomic region from Trichocoleus sp. FACHB-46.
CAACGGAAGGATTTCAGCCTCAAATAGACTGCTTTGGGCCTGTTCGTTAAAAGTGTTTCAATTCGGTCCCTCCCAACGGAAGGATTTCAGCGTATTTGAAGACCCACTGGGTTATTCAGACGGTGTTGTGTTTCAATTCGGTCCCTCCCAACGGAAGGATTTCAGCGCGCCAAGAAGCCAGCTTGGACGACCAACGAAAAGCTGTTTCAATTCGGTCCCTCCCAACGGAAGGATTTCAGCCGATCGCTCAACCAATCTAGAAGGCCACCATACCAGTTTCAATTCGGTCCCTCCCAACGGAAGGATTTCAGCTCAGATCCCGCCGCACATAGAGCAGGTGATTATCAACGTTTCAATTCGGTCCCTCCCAACGGAAGGATTTCAGCCTCCAAGTCCGTTCTTCCAGAAATGCTTCAATACTGTTTCAATTCGGTCCCTCCCAACGGAAGGATTTCAGCCCCTGTTTCAATATCCTCTGTAGGCGTAATACAAAAGTTTCAATTCGGTCCCTCCCAACGGAAGGATTTCAGCTTACTAAGGCGTTTTTGCCCCCTTCCCCTAACAAGTTTCAATTCGGTCCCTCCCAACGGAAGGATTTCAGCAACGTTAAGGTGTAGAACTCTGAGGCGATGCCTAAGTTTCAATTCGGTCCCTCCCAACGGAAGGATTTCAGCCTGGCATCAGTGAGGATGGTGCTTGCGCTTTTAGAGTTTCAATTCGGTCCCTCCCAACGGAAGGATTTCAGCCTGCGATCGCCCCATCCATCTCTACACCCCAAGCCGTTTCAATTCGGTCCCTCCCAACGGAAGGATTTCAGCTCTCTACTGCTTCGCCCACAAAAACCAGCACTTCGCTATCAGTTTCAATTCGGTCCCTCCCAACGGAAGGATTTCAGCCGCGAAGAGTAGTTGGCAGGGGTGCCGTTGTTGTTGGTTTCAATTCGGTCCCTCCCAACGGAAGGATTTCAGCATGGCGGCCTTGAGTTACAGTTGGTAGCCTATTATGAGTTTCAATTCGGTCCCTCCCAACGGAAGGATTTCAGCTGCGGGGTGCTTTATCCCTTGCCATATAAAGTTTTCTAGGTTCAGGTGCGCGGATTTGCATAAATTCTTGTACTTATTTACAAGCTGTCCAAACCATAGGGGTTTTAGACTCACTCTCAGCTCTCATCCTGTAAGTATTTCAGTGAACGCGCGGATTTCCTGTGCTTAGAGTTGTTGCAGTCACTGATATAACCTTATTCTGAGCGCTCGGCTGTTTAACACCTAACCACTCGCGCATAGGGGCCATCGCACCCAAGCCGTAGTGGGCAGCATAGCCCAAGATAATCGGACCAGTCACTGGGGTTGAAAACCTCAAGGTGACTCGATAGCCTACTCGTCCTACCTTCTTCCCTTGACGACAGTCGGACTCCCATTCCCAAAACTTTGGAAATGGTTCGCAAGATGCTATCACAGCTATTGCATTATCCATAATGAGTGCTAACCCTTCTTCGTGCTCCTGGTAAATTGGATGACCTTGCAAGTTTAGCCAAGGTAAATGTTGTAGATACTGAAGCACCTGATGTTCTGGGCTGTCTTTTTGATAATGCTCTGTTAGCATGCGTGGTTTACCACGACGAACTGTAGGAAATCGTGAGAGAAAGAAGGGAGTACAAGATATCCACTGGTTAAATTTTTCTTCTTTCTGTCCCAAATCAGCCAACGCCAAAGAAATGACATAGCCACGAGCAACATTGAACAAATTAGTGCAGTTCGCGATCGCAGCAAGAGCTTCTGGGCCATACCCCATCCGGCTATAAAGCTTCACTTGTTCAATATAGCGGCCTGTACGGTCTGGTACACATTGAAAAATGGTATGGTCATGATTCTTGCTGGGCTCGCCCATCTCCTGACCCGTAAAAACAGGAGCAGGACATCGACTGACTAAAACCTCATGTAATCGGTGGGTAAGCTTCAGGGCTAACTTGAAAGGCAGTCGAGGCGACGCTGAGACAGCCAGAGTAATTGTGTTTTGCTTTTGCCAGATTTCCTGCTGTATTTGAGGTTTTAGTGTATCGATCTGATAAGTGGCTTGGCGAATACCAGGAAAAACAGCCGAGCGATTAACTCCATAATTCTCATGAGCAGATAAGTTCAAGGCATTCCAGAGCGTGTCTGGATCTAGTTCTGGATCTGGAATCGATACAATGCGCGTCCCTTGAGGATCAGGTTGAGCGCTGGATTCAGGAGCTTCTTCAACTAGGGAAAGTGTTGCAACCGATTCTTTCCGACCAAAATAGGTTACTCCTGATAAGCACAAACTTAATACCAGCTCTTCAGCTTCGGATAGGGTTGCTGACCAGTGAACGTGTAGCACATTCTGAGCGCTGGACATGAGCAGTCCTGCTGAGTAAAGAGTTTTTCCTGGTCCTGTTTGGGCTGTCTTCAGATCCACTTGAGGACGCGGGCTCCGGTGCTGAATGTAAGTTACAGATGGGAGGGTATAACTGGGAAGCACTGAAGCTAACTTATGCAGTATTCCCTTCAAAGTCAGTTGATGTTTGTCCGCGAGTTTGACGTTATAAGCTCCCGCTACAATCGCTCGAAGAATGCGCCACGGAGCAGGAGGCCAGTCAATCACACCTTCAGAGTGGTGATTTCCCCAAGCACAGGCTTGGTATTGATTCGTGTGAAATTGAATTTCGATGTGTATCATGAATCTTATCCCTATAGCTTCTAGCCGTTCAGCAGGATTTCACCGATCATTCAGTAGCAGAAGTTCCGTCCTCCTCTTCAGCAAACTGCACCTGGTCATTCGGGACAACCACTCTTACCTTGCTAAACAAATCTGAACACTCGCCAATGGCTTCTTTAACTTGTTGCTCCAAAGTGTTGAGCTCTGCCAGTGGCTTCAAGAGCTTCTCAGCTTTAGGGATCAAGTAGCACTCTGTACGAAGCGTCACGGCATCAGATAGTAAGCGGCGCACTAGATACTCGCTGAGTATCTGAATCAAGTGCTTAGCCTTTGCATCCAAATTAGATTTATCAACCAAGCGAGTATCAATCACAAACCGCCCTATGTACCGCTCAGCCTTGAAGCTTTCACGCACGTAGACGATGTTGCCTAAGCCTGCCTCACTCGGCTTCTGTATGGCTTTGTCCTTTTCACCCCCTTTCTTTTTGTCCTTTTCAATAGCAAACATATGCTCTGTTTTGACCCCTCGACCGCGAGCTGATACTGGATCATGGACTGCACCTCCAGTCGGCATAGAGACGGCATTTTCTGCAACAAACTCACCTGAGAGAACACGAGGAATTCGATAAATTCCCGCAATATGTGTATAGAAACTGCCCAGCACAATGCTCATCGGACACAGCGTAAAAACAGCTTTATAAATGCCTTGATCCCGTATTCGCTGGCGTAAAGCTTCTCGAAACCGTTGGTCATCAAGTCGCGCATGTTTATTCTTCAGCAGATATCCAGTGCCCAATCGATGCGGTAGGTCTATTGTGCTAGCAACGTACTGCCCAGATTCTGTATAGATTTCAACGAAAGGTAATCCTTCAAGTTCAGGAATTAATGTGTGATTTACTGCGTCCCAAATGCTTTCTTCAATCAGATTTGCTGTTGCTTGAGGAGTATGCAGCAAAACATCAAGCCGTTGCTCCCAAGGTAAGTATGCTTGAGACACCCCTACATCTAGAAAAGTAGGCGGCTTGACCGTTGGTAAGGCAGAGTCAAATTCAACCGTGATGACATTAAGCATTGACTTCTCCAAATTGATAAAAAGGTTGACAAGGAAACACCAACGCCAGAGCACACCTCTTTCCGATCGCAATATGCTCGGGAAGTACTACTGGCTTTTGCACAGCTGCTAGTTGCCGACTCAAAGGCACTGTTGATCCAGTCAACAAGCCGTTCACTGTCTGAGCTGTTAGAGCCACGTCACGGCACCACTGAAGAGAGGCAGCATATTTATAGAGCTCTGGCAAAGGTTGAGTACTAGAATGTCGAGCTAACTTCGTAGGGCTTTTGCACAAAGCAAACCCAAGCGCCAAATCCAAGATGAGCTGGTCATTCGTGCGTCCTGCAATAAAGGCAGCGATCGCATCAGGGCTTGCCCAATGGGTCCAGCCAAAAGAAGGGTGATACTCTTTGTCCGTGCTCCAAAGCTGCAACAGCGACAGGCATAAAGCTTCTAGCGAGGCAGTCTTAAGCCTGTATTTGTGATCATGAGACCAGAATCGAGTGCCACTCTTCGGAACATACCGTGCGGATGACAGTAATTCTCGGAAGGGACGAAAGGAGCGCCCAGTACCTTTGTGGGTTAGTGAGGTGCTGGCTAGAGCAGCTGCCAATTCAACCTCCGCGATTGGGTATTCCTTGTAGACTGCCTCAACCCATTTCTCGCTCAGTTGGGGTGAGGGGGGTATCTTAGCCTGGATTCGGCTGTGCAAAATTTCTATCTGCCCTAATAGTTTGATTGCCGTCGCTGTCTCTGCATTACCCTGTTGTAGTTGATATAGCGTTTTGTGGAGCGCTGTTAGCAGATTGTATTGAGACTGGGACTGTTCTTTAGTGGGCCGAGCTCGAAACCGCCATTCCCCTAATTCAGCTCCGTAATCTGACTTAAGCGGTGTTGCCAAGCCAATATAAACTAAATAATTGCCCTGCCCTTTACGCTTCCAGAGGCCAAAACGAGTAAACCGAGAGAATCCTAATGACTCACTTCTTTTAGTAAGCTCATTAAGCATATCGGTAGTGTCAACTACCTGGTTTTTGAGGCGAAATGAGAGGTAAGTTGTTACTCTTTTCTGAAAAACTTTCCAGTCCCGAGGCTTGCTCCACAGAGGTAACCAGATTTCATAAGCACGTCCAGTGCGATCGCTAGTATCAGCAGTACCTGAATTGACCTCTAGTAGGAGTGGATAGGATGCCAGAGTATGTTCTTGATCTCCTTCATTTTGAATTTCATTACGAGGAATGCTACTGCCTGTGAAAGTTGTAGCTCCCTCCAAGTAAAGAATTAAGTCGATAGGGTTGGCAAGCTGCGAGGATCGTCCTTGATTGTTTATGTAATCCTCTAAAGACTTGTCAGAGGGAGCTAAATCATCAAAATAATCAGCTGCAGGGTATATGTGTCCCAATAGCCCTTTGAGTACCAAAGTCTCTGGCAACACTTTACCTAGTACAGCAGCCCTGATGAATGCTTTTGCCTCGATTGATGGTTCTCCAGTTTCTAAATCCCATAGTTTGCTACAAGCCTGGAAGTAAACCGTACAAAAGTCAGTAGTTCCGACATTTCCGCCGGTTCCCAACAAGTCGTTTTTATGAAACTCAGCTTCTTGTTTTGTTTGAGTTAAAAGCCCTACTGCATCAATCCACTCCAGCAAATAAGAATTACTGACCTTGCTAGTTATTAAGGGCATCATGAGTAGCTTCTTCTTATCTGAAGATAGACCTTTCGTGTCAAGGGGTTGTAAAACTCCTTGCAGTTCTTGATACCCTTCGCGCATCAATGCATAACGCTGAGCCTTGGACGCTAATACAATTTCTAGTTCCTTTGTGTTGCTAAAAATACTCTTTCCATTCCAAGGACTTGCAAAAGGTTTCGGTTGATACTGAAGGAGTTTTTCAACCAGTGACTCAGTAGAATCAATTTCTAAATGAAAGCAATCATTTGCCCAATACCCTACTGCACCAGATAAACGCAAGAGACCAACGGCTTTCAACCAGCCAATCGCGTTCGTGGGCGTGAGGTGGGGAAAAGCAACTGCATTAGCTATTGCTGCGGTCATTTTTCACTTCCTCTTCTCGATATTTAGATGCTTTTACATCAGCGTTACGAACCAGAGCTTCGAGATAGACTAATTTGAAGAAGCCATACTTTTCGAGCAATTCTTCAATTTGTAAATCCCAATCCTCAAAATCTCCTGCTAGAGATAGTTCAACAGAAGGCAGTATTTCACTATTTTCAATTTCGACTTCACATAGTTGACTGCCTATCTCAACTCCCCTCACAATCCTTAGGCTGCAATCTTCTTGGGGATTATTGGGCATTAGGCTATCACGGACTTTACCATGATGAGCAGCAATTAGATATTGTGCTAGGAAGGGAGCTCCCTGCGCAGCGGCAGCAAGTGCACTTGCCATCTCATGCCGATATCCATTCAGTTCGCTTGCATGACCATAATTTTTTGATTTTGCTAAGAGGTTTCCTTTTGCTCTGGCGTAAGCTTGCCAAAGTTGATGCGCCTTGCCCCAATCATGCCAGCGGGCACAACGGCATAATTCCTCCGTTAGAGGCTGAGACAAACCGAGATGCTGGAGAAAAGGAATTATCTTTTGCAAGCAGTCTTCAGTATCTTTCAGATGAACTCCTAGCTTTAAGCTGTAGGAGAAACGTCGATCGCTGAATTCAGGCTCTAACTGCAACTTGTATCGATTAGGATCAGGTTTGTCTTTAGGGTTTGCTGTCCAACCTCGCTCATGGGAATACCCACCCTGGTCCAATGGCAGCCACACAACATCCCCACTAGTCGGCCTGGCTTTCTCCCACCTGTCCTCACCCCAAATGCAAGGGGTGACATTATAGGATTGACAGAAATCTAATAATTGTTTAATAGGCACAGGGCAAAGATATCTCTGCATTGGTAGTTGATTAGGTTGCTC
It encodes:
- the csb2 gene encoding type I-U CRISPR-associated protein Csb2, with the protein product MIHIEIQFHTNQYQACAWGNHHSEGVIDWPPAPWRILRAIVAGAYNVKLADKHQLTLKGILHKLASVLPSYTLPSVTYIQHRSPRPQVDLKTAQTGPGKTLYSAGLLMSSAQNVLHVHWSATLSEAEELVLSLCLSGVTYFGRKESVATLSLVEEAPESSAQPDPQGTRIVSIPDPELDPDTLWNALNLSAHENYGVNRSAVFPGIRQATYQIDTLKPQIQQEIWQKQNTITLAVSASPRLPFKLALKLTHRLHEVLVSRCPAPVFTGQEMGEPSKNHDHTIFQCVPDRTGRYIEQVKLYSRMGYGPEALAAIANCTNLFNVARGYVISLALADLGQKEEKFNQWISCTPFFLSRFPTVRRGKPRMLTEHYQKDSPEHQVLQYLQHLPWLNLQGHPIYQEHEEGLALIMDNAIAVIASCEPFPKFWEWESDCRQGKKVGRVGYRVTLRFSTPVTGPIILGYAAHYGLGAMAPMREWLGVKQPSAQNKVISVTATTLSTGNPRVH
- the cas7u gene encoding type I-U CRISPR-associated RAMP protein Csb1/Cas7u, with amino-acid sequence MLNVITVEFDSALPTVKPPTFLDVGVSQAYLPWEQRLDVLLHTPQATANLIEESIWDAVNHTLIPELEGLPFVEIYTESGQYVASTIDLPHRLGTGYLLKNKHARLDDQRFREALRQRIRDQGIYKAVFTLCPMSIVLGSFYTHIAGIYRIPRVLSGEFVAENAVSMPTGGAVHDPVSARGRGVKTEHMFAIEKDKKKGGEKDKAIQKPSEAGLGNIVYVRESFKAERYIGRFVIDTRLVDKSNLDAKAKHLIQILSEYLVRRLLSDAVTLRTECYLIPKAEKLLKPLAELNTLEQQVKEAIGECSDLFSKVRVVVPNDQVQFAEEEDGTSATE
- the csx17 gene encoding type I-U CRISPR-associated protein Csx17, whose product is MTAAIANAVAFPHLTPTNAIGWLKAVGLLRLSGAVGYWANDCFHLEIDSTESLVEKLLQYQPKPFASPWNGKSIFSNTKELEIVLASKAQRYALMREGYQELQGVLQPLDTKGLSSDKKKLLMMPLITSKVSNSYLLEWIDAVGLLTQTKQEAEFHKNDLLGTGGNVGTTDFCTVYFQACSKLWDLETGEPSIEAKAFIRAAVLGKVLPETLVLKGLLGHIYPAADYFDDLAPSDKSLEDYINNQGRSSQLANPIDLILYLEGATTFTGSSIPRNEIQNEGDQEHTLASYPLLLEVNSGTADTSDRTGRAYEIWLPLWSKPRDWKVFQKRVTTYLSFRLKNQVVDTTDMLNELTKRSESLGFSRFTRFGLWKRKGQGNYLVYIGLATPLKSDYGAELGEWRFRARPTKEQSQSQYNLLTALHKTLYQLQQGNAETATAIKLLGQIEILHSRIQAKIPPSPQLSEKWVEAVYKEYPIAEVELAAALASTSLTHKGTGRSFRPFRELLSSARYVPKSGTRFWSHDHKYRLKTASLEALCLSLLQLWSTDKEYHPSFGWTHWASPDAIAAFIAGRTNDQLILDLALGFALCKSPTKLARHSSTQPLPELYKYAASLQWCRDVALTAQTVNGLLTGSTVPLSRQLAAVQKPVVLPEHIAIGKRCALALVFPCQPFYQFGEVNA